GAGGCGGTGAACCCAATTTGCTCGAAACGCTCATCAGGCGTTTTGCCGACAGAGTGGAGTGTGAGTACATCGGTGAGCCCGCACCATCGGGCGTGATGGGTAAAATACTTGCCCCCGGAGCCAAGGAAGTCGTTCACTTTGATAGATTCATTTTACCCAGTATCGCTCAGGTGGAGTATCAAGTGGGCGATTCTAGGCATCTACTTACAACAAGTGCACTTACCCCTATCGCCGATTTCAAAACACGCATGTACTCGGTGGTGAGCGTGAAAGTGAGCAAATGGATCTCAATGGTCAAACCACTTGTTGCACCCTTTGCTTATAAAGTTATCGACCAAGATAAATACATGCTTCAAAAGCAGACTCAGTGGATTCAAGAGTTTGCTGGTGAGCAGTATATGAGCACAGACGTAGATTGCCTTGGACCCTCCATCGTCAGACTCCTTAAGAAAGCATCAAGCGAACAGGTCGCAGTCAAGACCTCTTCAGTTGGAGAGAGCCCCGAGAACGAAACTAAAAGCCAGATTCTCGCCTAAGACCCTTGTGGTCAGTTTACAATAGATTCATCCCCTTCGAGATCGTTGACTTACGAGACAGATTCACCTTAAGGTCTCGGCCCTCTTCAAAGGTAAATGGAATGACACCAGACAGCGGAAAAATTGATTCGGTATTACTTGAAGCCGCCACCAACGCGCGCTCCAATGCGTATGCCCCCTATTCAAATTTTAAAGTGGGCAGTGCTTTCCGGCTAAAAGACGGTCGGGTCTTTGCGGCTGCCAATATGGAAAATTGTGTGCTGCCGCTCACTGTCTGCGCTGAGCGAAATGCTCTGGCTGCGGCAATCAGTGCGGGTGCTATTCGCGGAGATGTCGTTGAGGCGATGGTTGTAATCGACGCGGCGATGGAAGCCAGCCCGTGTGGAGCATGCCGGCAGGTGATGGCCGAGTTTATGAGCCTTGAGGCTCCGATCACTGTCTTCAACTTACGGGACCAAAGCCATTACACTTCAAATCTAAGTGAACTACTTCCCAAAGCATTCACACCAGAGGCCTTAGAGACATCCACCCAATCGGCATAATGCCTAATTTTGAATCACGAATTCTATATTTTGTATCACAAAAGCATTCCCCTGCTCACCATAAACCACTCAAGCCACTGAAATAATTAACTAAAATTTATTTGTGATACGTTTAAAAGTAAGCCCTTGACTTTGTATCACAAAGGCCCCATATTTGTATCACAACGTGCTACAAAAGGAGCCAACATGAAAACGTCAGAACAATACTCAAACATTCGCGAACAAAGCCAAAACCTTGCAGAGAGCTTGGGAGCCCTTATCGTCGATGCGGTCGGTCAAAGCATTCGCCTCGTCAATGTCGTAAGTGAAGATGGACTAAAGGTTGCAGCCGATGCTCGAAATATGGGAACAGCGGTAGTAGAAGGTTTTGTCAAAGCTACACTGCATACCGTGGAAGCTATTGCGGAGGAATCAGCGCATGTCTCAGAAGGAAAAGCCTAAAAAGGAACGGGTTCTGCATACGCGTATCTCGGATGCCCTAGACCGTGAACTCAGGGACAAGGCAGCCGAGCTGGGCGTATCCGTATCCAAGTTGGTTCGCAATGCCCTTCTCACCACCGTTGACTTGGTGGAAAATATCGTCGCCGATAGCGCTCGGGTCGCTGAAAATGCAACGAATCTGGGAAGCCAGTTTAACCGCGGCGACGAACGCGAGGAGACTTCGCAACCCGCCGCGACCCCCCAAGCACCGCCGCCAGCGCCAATTGAGCCTGGGCAGATCATTGGATGGCAAGAGCTTACCCTCAACCTCAATGCCATCTGTATGCAATGCAATGATATTTTGGCGAAAGGCACTAAGGCCGCAATAGGTATCACCATGTCTGGTGGAGCGCCTCAGGTACTTTGTGAGAGTTGTCTCAAAGTACTTCGGGAAGAAGAAGAAGGTTCAGCTTAGGACTGTTCTACCAGACCTTACGGCGTGCCAAAAACTCAGACCATGGCTTACCGCGGTTACCCGGAATTTCTTTGCCGGTTGGGTCGGTTACAAAGTTACCTTGCTCAAAGAATGCTCGCTCTTCATTCAATTTACCTTCAAATGAACG
This is a stretch of genomic DNA from Deltaproteobacteria bacterium. It encodes these proteins:
- the cdd gene encoding cytidine deaminase, yielding MDSVLLEAATNARSNAYAPYSNFKVGSAFRLKDGRVFAAANMENCVLPLTVCAERNALAAAISAGAIRGDVVEAMVVIDAAMEASPCGACRQVMAEFMSLEAPITVFNLRDQSHYTSNLSELLPKAFTPEALETSTQSA